One window of the Salvelinus fontinalis isolate EN_2023a chromosome 2, ASM2944872v1, whole genome shotgun sequence genome contains the following:
- the LOC129811966 gene encoding desmin-like — protein MRGSSYSQKSQSLQVSGTRSSMRVQSPSPSRCRGSSYNNRGRSGYQGGHVSSAVELGTEIHQVHANEKEEMQELNVRFAGYIEKVQALEQRNALLTAELAALQGRFKGGPTGIGEEYNLKFKEMRELIEALTNEKGAADIERGYIEEEVEVWRMKLEEELALKEEAEMILREFRQDVDNATLQKAELEKSVEQLVAEIEFLKKLHDEEVADLMKQIEDSKVTTELDGDRPDLAAYLRNMRAEIETVAAKNVQEAEKWYKGKFETLKEVAGKKEEQMKSMKEEITTFHNQVTDLQNQIDGLRARNAALEQQLEDMEMAHMDKVGGLEGIIAQLEHQLCETKMEMGKYLADYQELLHIKLKLDAEIAVYRKLLEGEESRLGISAGKQPEA, from the exons ATGAGAGGATCTTCCTATTCCCAGAAATCCCAGTCCCTGCAGGTGAGTGGGACACGCAGTAGTATGCGGGTTCAGAGCCCCTCTCCCTCCCGGTGCCGTGGATCCTCGTACAACAACCGTGGACGCTCCGGATACCAGGGCGGCCACGTGTCCTCGGCCGTGGAGTTGGGCACAGAGATACACCAGGTCCATGCCAACGAGAAGGAGGAGATGCAGGAGCTAAACGTGAGGTTCGCAGGCTACATCGAGAAGGttcaggcccttgaacagaggaACGCCCTGCTGACGGCCGAGCTGGCTGCGCTACAGGGACGCTTCAAGGGAGGCCCCACCGGCATCGGAGAAGAGTACAACCTCAAGTTCAAGGAGATGAGGGAGCTGATCGAAGCCTTGACCAATGAGAAGGGAGCTGCTGATATCGAGAGGGGATAcattgaggaggaggtggaggtgtggaGAATGAAACTGGAAGAGGAGCTGGCACTGAAAG AGGAGGCAGAGATGATCCTGAGGGAATTCCGTCAAGACGTTGACAACGCCACTCTGCAGAAGGCTGAGCTCGAGAAGAGTGTCGAACAGCTGGTGGCAGAGATTGAGTTCCTCAAGAAGTTGCATGACGAGGAAGTTGCCGACCTCATGAAGCAGATCGAGGACTCCAAGGTGACCACGGAACTCGACGGTGACCGCCCCGACCTCGCCGCCTACCTCCGCAACATGCGTGCCGAGATTGAGACTGTGGCAGCCAAGAACGTCCAGGAAGCCGAGAAGTGGTACAAGGGCAAGTTTGAAACCCTCAAAGAAGTCGCCGGCAAGAAAGAAGAACAGATGAAGTCCATGAAAGAAGAGATCACCACCTTCCACAACCAGGTGACAGACCTCCAGAACCAGATCGACGGGCTGAGGGCGAGAAACGCGGCCCTGGAACAGCAGCTGGAGGACATGGAGATGGCCCACATGGATAAGGTTGGAGGCCTGGAGGGCATCATTGCTCAGCTGGAGCACCAGCTCTGCGAGACCAAGATGGAGATGGGCAAGTACCTGGCCGACTACCAAGAGCTGCTGCACATCAAGCTGAAGCTGGACGCTGAAATCGCTGTCTACAGGAAGctgctggagggagaggagagcaggctggggaTCTCTGCAGGGAAACAACCAGAAGCTTAA